Part of the Lotus japonicus ecotype B-129 chromosome 6, LjGifu_v1.2 genome, attaaagcatGTTCTAAAAATGTTTTCACCGTAACTTTTGCGTATACATATAAGTTAGAGTAATTTTGTTGGGTACCTATAAGTTATAATTACTATAAAGTGATGGTGTAAATGGAATTGAAGTTGGTAAGGGAAAATGCTTTTGAATGAATATGTAATTAAAAGTTGAAACGGTGCTCAAGAATATCCACAGTTTTTTCTTTCTAGTACGTGGTATTAAAGGCAAAATTTCGGTACCCACCTAAATTAGAACAGTTTCCTATCTTTTTAACTTGAAGATCAATGTTATTTTGagtaataaatttttataaatttagtCTTGATATTTCAAATGAGACGTCGGATATTAAATGTTGAAAAAGAGCTATTGCATGTTATGATAAATAGGGGTACACCGTATATGGTGTAAAtacgttaaaaaaaacaaaatgtaaaAAAGAGATTATTTCAAATTCATGTAAGGTCGACCTGAAGATTAAGTGAAGCGTCTCTTATTAATTGGCGGTGTCAGTTTGAAGCAAAGTGATGGAGTAAACAGCCATTTTGGTCCTTGGTTGTGTATAGCTGTGACGGAATGGTCCTCAGCTTTTAAAAATGGTCGTTTTTAATCCTTGAATATGTTGacgtcggtcaagttagtccttttttcaattttccgtTGGTCCCTGAGACGGAAAATGCCAAATGTCACGTTTTTTTACACGTTGGCATCCTACGTGGCTCTCCAATGGTTAGAATGAAAGTAAGtaaacacattcagggaccaaaatgacGGTTTActtcaaaaaatcacttaaccataatcttcaacctcatcttcccttcatcctcaatctcaccttcttctttcatcatttccataaaacaaacacaaaatccTCAAATCTTCATCCTCCATCATCTTGACATAAAACTAAAATCATACCCAAAATAATCTCAATTCTTGTTCGAATCAAACTAAAAACCATacccaaaataaaacaaaaaatgaattaaCCATTAAATTGACATAAATCAAACAACATATGCCAACGGAATTTGAATTACACTTGTACAGATTTTTTAAAGTAGACTCGCATAAAAAAAGGGAAATAAAAGATCAAACAGGGGTCAAAAGCCATGAACTTTAAAGTCGTGTGCTAATAACTGGCACAAAATAGTCAGATCaaagacaagaaaaaaaaactttcttaTTCAATTTTGCTGCAAATTCATTCAATTTTTCCATCCCCAAAAGCTTGGAATAATTTTGTTGTTTGACTTCATCCCCTAAAGCTAAAGCTAGGGGTGCGCGACCTTTCCTTTTTACTTCTCCAAATTTAAGGAACCCAGAAAATGTCATAAACTCTATCTCCCAATTAAACACAAATTTCGTTGTTTGACTTTACCTTCTTTCTCACTTCTCCAATTTCTGAAACCCTAACATCATGAACCAGATCAGCCCACACTACTAGATCTGAAATCACTCGCTAAAAAATGAAGTAGAAAGAGGACCTGTTGAAGGAGCGCATCATCATAACCGGGCCACCACGCCTCCTACCACCGTGCCTGCAACCCCACGTTCTCAGTCCTGTAATGCACCACCTTCTCGCCGAATTTCCAATCAAACCCATCAACGAACCTGCGAGGAGTTTGATGGTGAAAGTGAAATTGTTGTTGGGGGAAATGGGGGTAGGGTTTGGAATTGGGTTCCGGAGggtgaaattagggtttgaTTCTGGGATTGAAGATGGGAGACAGGATTGGTGGAAGGTGTAGAAGATTAATGCGGCGAGGGAGATGAGGATCAGTGGGAGCATGTGCCTAACCCTAATCCCACCATTGTCCATTGGTAAGGGTTGAAGAAACACtgacaacaaaaaaataatgaataaaaagACCCAAAAATGAAGAATAAGAGATGAGTAACATGAAGTTGAAGAAACactttttttgggtttttaaagtttaatggttgaatatggaaaaagatgatggaggatgaagatttggggattttgtgtttgttttctggaaatgatgaaagaagaaggtgagattgaggatgaagggaagatgaggttgaagattatggttaagtgattttttgaagTAATTCgtcattttggtccctgaatgtgtttaCTTACTTTCATTCTAACCATTGGAGAGCCACGTAGGATGCCAACGTGTAAAAAAACGTGACATTTGACATTTTCCGTCTCAGGGACCAacggaaaattgaaaaaaggactaacttgaccgacgtCAACACATTCAAGGATTAAAAACGACCATTTTTAAAAGCTGAGGACCATTCCGTCACAGCTATACACAACCAAGGACCAAAATGGCTGTTTACTCCAAAGTGATGCGGTCGACAGAAATGGTGGTGATCACTTATCTAACAATGCAAGTTTTTTGGTAGAACCACGAAGTAAAGGCTTTACTCAATGGAATTAAGAGTTATGTAAATACATCAAGTATGTCTCTATCTATAGCACCACCCAAATGTGTTATCTAATATGAGATTAGCTCAACCTCGTATTATAGACGAAGTTTGCACTTGGAGAACTTCATTCATCAAATAAACAAACACCTCTTGTGTTTAACAAAGGGTTGTTTTGCAACCTTTGATTACTTAAGAATAAAAATTCTAATACGttgataaatatattaattcataGATTTTTCTAGTGTAGCACTGTAACTTCCACGCATGGATTCGCACCTTGCCACATTAAACTACTTTAGCATTAATTTAGGCATATTTCAACTTAGATTTGATCTTTACGTTTCTCAAATATCTGAACTTAGCTGAAAGTTCTCACAAGTAGGTCACTTTGGGACACATTTAACTAAAGCCAAGTAGCCTAGACTCTAAAAGTAGCACCAACCACATCACACCTTTCTTTCCAATTAAGAAAACCCTTAGAAGAGTTCATTTTTTTACCAAGTTGTTCTGGTCCTCTTCTTTTTCAAATGGTGATCAGAGAAAGATTGGGCAGGATAATTAGAACTGCTATTAATGATTGGAAGAGGAATGTTTTTAATATGATGATGACACACAAAGTGGGGCGGacatgtgaaagaaaataaGGTTTTTAAAAACTCGATTAAAAAGTATGAATAAGAGGAGAAAATCTCATTATTATATAGCTAGAAGCAAATCAGAGAAATTTTGTTAGCACTTTACCTAGTATTTCTTACATAATGCAGAGTCTTTAGTTTAGACTACcaattaaatgagaattaagtTGTGGAAGTCAAACAAAAAATGTGGCGCCTTTTAAACTAAAGGTGGGTGTTCTTTCTCATCTCACAAGCTAAAGAAAAAAGATGTCTCCATATCGATCCAACTACGCGGGTTCATGCATTTGTACTAACAAGAGCTATAAAAGGCTGGTGAAAATAATATAAGTGCAACCCAAAAGGGCATGAATAAAGGAGTATATGATTAGCTCCAGCAGTGTATCATGAACCGCAAAAGATTGATAAGCAGAATTAGTTCTCAAAAGCAATTAATTCAAAATTCCGTGAGAAGGAGCCTTGGAATCGAATTGAAAAGAATACACAAAATAATTATACCTTCACACTTGATTTCCCCTTCCATCCAAGAGAGAAAGGGAAAACAAATGAGAAAGAAATGAcagatatgatatatgatagGAAATAAAAGGAGATAATAAGGGAAAGCAAGTGAAAATTAGATGAAAGAAAAAGTGAagtgaatgaatcaaaacctATACGAAATGATTGAAGATGATACACCAAATGACAACGCCCACTAACATGTTACAAGCAAGGATTCTCTTTACCCATGTTTGCAGCTGGTTGGAGATTTATCTTTTTCTTCCTGTGTTATAAAAAACAACACTGGCAGGTCGGCACATTATTGGAAATTATACAAAtaatgttttctttgttctatttAATTTGTCATCAGTGTCTTCAGAACcagttcaatcattaaaccAGTCAAATAAATTCCAGATAAAAATTCACGGAAATTGAAATGGGATAAATACCAAGTTTGCTCGTTAAGGGCACAAACACAAGAAACATAGCACATTGCTATGATTCTACAAAGGGCAGCCATACAAAGAGATTCAATAAAGAAAGGTCATTAGAATACATAAAATACAAAAGTTCCAATACAGAAGGCTAGCATAGCAAGGGCTAAACTACAAAACACAATCTCATAGAATAATCGAACAATTGTTCACTTACGGTCCACATTATCAGCATCAGCTGCAGGATCTGCACTGGTGTTACCTGCTTCCGTCTTAATTGTTTCATCAATTCTTCTACCAGAATCATCGTCTAATTCATCATCCATCATATCATCCTCCCCGACGTTTATATCTTCCACATCGTCATAGTCTTCATTATTGCTTCCGTCAGGGATCTTTCTTTTCTTGGGACCATGCTCGAGCCTGTGAGTGTCCAACTCTTTGTCCATAGTTTCCTGTAAATTCTGGTCATTGTTTCCTTTCTTTGCATTCCTTGCATTCTGCCATCTCTCCAAATCCTTTTCAACATTGGCAAGATATTGCTCCCCGATCTGTTTCTGATACTCAGTCAATTCCTCTCTTCTTGCATTCTTCCATGCAAGGAAATCCTGCAGATTGAAGAAAAGGAAATTACATGAAAACATATACACTTTAAAAGCCAATAATCCTGAATTCAGTCTGACCATGAGAATGCACTCATAACCATCCATGTTACAACAAAAAATAACATCAATATAAGACCAAAACTATGAAATGCCTAAGTTTGACAACCTCTTCTTTGCGCTTCTCAATTGATATAGCATCCTCATCCAAGGGCTTGTTGGGCAAATAGTAGATTGGAGGCTCTGCTTTAGTCCTGCAAAAATGCATGCCACATCCATTCAAAGATTTAGCCCAAAAAGATTAAAGAAAAACTTTCATGTCAACCTAATATCCAGCAATGGGCAGGAAATTTCCAGTCATCAAGTTGTTTTAATACTACGATGCACGTGAACAGAAACTTATCTTCGTCTGAATAAAATGTGAATATGGACACTTTTGgaccaaaattaaaaataaccTGCAGAGCATCACAGGATATGGTGTCAGATAAAATAGAGATCCAGCTTTTGAAGTGGCCAGCAAAAGACTTGTCATGAGAAGACTCTTGCCTCATAAGTTTACAGTTCTAGGGGGCAAACCTTATAAAATTGTTTAGTCTTTTATGATGATCACTCCACCGAAGAAATAGCAACTCCAACTTCTTTTCTTCTGTCTTAGCAGATACACGTGCCCTAAGTGTCTGTCAAAAATATGGAAATGGAAATATATGCATATAAGAAAATATTGATGAGAATTAAAATGAAACTTTCATTTCAAAGAGCAAAGAATAGTTATCAATTGATAGCTAACCAAATCTCTTCTCCGTTTTTCAGCAATCTGTTCACGCTCCTCTTTCCTAAGCCTTTCACTTTCCTCACGTGCTCTTTGCTCAGCCTAGGAAAAGAGTATCAAGGTATTTTAGATTACTATGAAGCTTTGAATGTCAGAGAGAGAAGACAACGTGCAAGATAATTTGGTGCTTGGTGGTGGTGAATATCAAAGAACTACCAAGCATCATAACAAACCAGATATTAGGCTTTGCCAGAAGCATTGCCTGATCTAATATTGTCTTAATTTTCACCATGTTCATTCAAATTGGTGCTAGAGTTAATCTATAATGACAATACATGATATTCCACATAGCTTTTGACCCCCTAAAAACAAGTTTATGTGTAATCACAATTCACAACAACCAGCCATCTGAATATCATATGCAACCATTAACTTTCATAGCCAATTTAGTCAGGTAGGGTGAGAATTGATATAATGTCCATATATTAGGACATGAAGTTCATTTTATAGATACTAGCAGGGAAATTAAAACTGAGCTGCTAGGGTGGCAAAGGAATATCCCTGCCACATTGTCTCACACGTATGCACAGAAATAAAGAGAAGCTTGAAAAGAATGCATCGTCTTAGAAAACAGATTAGTATATGAAAACACTTGATATGCAGTGGCTATCAACACAAATTATTGGCTTAAGAATAGATGGAAATATATTATATGCCCTTGTAATTAATTAACATATTATCAAAAAACGCcaaatttttcaatttatacCGATTGCATGTTAAAAATTACTACCTAGGAGAACATATCAACTGAgtatttctgaaaaaaaaaaccaaaataatGCACTCATCAAAAATGTTTCACTGAGTCTTTTAAAGATTTTATAGaacattaatattaataaagAAAATGGCAATGTATAAATTTATCAAGTTCGTAATTCTGCATAATAAACTTAAATAAGGTGGATTGACTGAATTCATTTCAAGTGCATGTATTGCactcagtgttatcaaatagcggctaTAAAGGTGCTATGCCGCTATAGTGTAGCGGATTTTGGCTAATCACGATGCCGCTATTGCCCACTATAGCGTGCTATTCGCCGCTAAATAGCGgccgaaatagcggatttttgggtCACCGCGATGGTCCGTGAtcgcgatttgacaacactgatTGCACTCAAAGACACAAGCGGGTATAGCTACTTCATCTTCAGGACCCACTTCTTCAATAATAAGTCTGTTCGTACAACAATGGAAATGAACTTACTCTTTGCAGAGAATTAGATCTTCGCATAAATGCCTCTGTTCCTGAGAGTTGCTTGTCTTCCTTTCTGAATTTCTGGAACAGTTCAGgataaaagaaatatataaaaatgcaGAAATAATCATAGTGACAAAAAACAGAGAATTTAAATTCTGCAGTAAATCAATGACTAAATTGAGCTTATAATACAATATAGCACTACAATCTACAAATGTGTTGAAAACCAAGTAATCAATCTAACATACCTCCAGCGTACCCAAAAGCTGACCCAGCATTCTCTTGTTCCTACTAACCAAGCTCGGATCCTCATTCTTTGGCAATACTCTCGGAACATGTTCCGCAGCAGGAATCTCAGAAGCCTTACATGAACAACAGGTTCAAGCATTACATTAGATATACAGCTTTATAACCCAACAATCATCAAGAAGGTTTTACATATGCAGATTTGCATTTACCATATTCGAAGTTCTCTGATTGCTATCTTTTCTAGACCACCCGCTTTGGTTAGAATTAAAAGCGTTCCTATCACTCTGACCGACTGCAGCAGTCCCATTCACAGCTTCAGCAGCTGAATCCTTTGCCTTCACATCATTCCCTGCATCAGCATCTTCAGGCAACTCCCCATCCTCCAGCTGAAATTCCAAACAGAGATTCAGTTAAAGGGGCATGACACCACTAGTTTTAATTCTTCAATTATCAGATAATGCACactaaattttcaattttgaagAACCATCCCCAATTATTACAATACATTCTCAATCAGATTATAAAATGAACAAACAGGGAAGTACCTTGACGACAGCAGATGAAAGTCGACGCTTCGCCGGAGGTTGATCATCAGAATCATTCCTGTCTCCCTGAATAACAAATCAAGTTACAGTGATCAATATAAGAGAAGAAATTGGAAGAGTGAACCCTAGCCTAGAGAAATAGGATGAGTGAAATAAATACTGACAGGACGATGAAAGGGGCGTTGTTGGCGAACACCATTGCCGCGAATTGAAGGAGCTGCAAGTGCACCTCTGCGTAGCCCTCGAGGATCTCGAAGCCTCTCTGTTATCTGCAAAATTCGAAGAGAAAACCATCAGAATCGAAAATCTTCGTATGTGAGAGAGTGGgggcagagagagagagagagacctcGCGCTGTTGACGAAGAAGCTCATCGATCTCGTTGCGGAGTTCGTCCTCCGTCTTCTCCACCGCCGTGCTCCCCATTGGCGTCAACACCTTGTGTTCTTCACTTCACTGTGTGTGATTTACAAAACAAAAACCCTTGCACTATATATACCTGTGATTTTTTTACTCAACCTAATTGCCTATCAACTCTTTTTCTATTATGTTAGGCTAGTTAGTTTTGTTATTATGATCATCATAAATTGTGATCAAAATCTATGTATTTCTTCATTGTGtttcaatcaaaatatttatATCACCTAATACTAatcttgatttttctttttgatctTTGTCATTCGCGCCTGATTTAAAGAGTCATTACTAGAAGTTTGGCGGGAGTCTGTTTCATTGTTCCTCTCACGCGCGGTATATAGCCTACAACAACATCTCATTCTTATTTAGGCATCATTCGAACACCCAAAACCGtttctttctctctgaaagtggACACATCCGGATTATTTAGAAAAACCGCTAATATTAAACTTAATTGACGAAAATATTAATATCCGCTAATATTGAACTTAATGTTTTTTATCTTTACTCTCAATGTTTCTCCGTTTCGAAATCGTAATTATCAAGTTATCTCTTTAATAaattacttttctataattttgaacttattttctCATCTTACAAAGTTTAACTTACTTAATAAATAGTGTCaaaattagataaaaaaaatatattagaaacataaaaatgtaaaataataTAAGTAATGCGTTTATTTAGACATTAGTCGTCTTGTATAAAAAAATAGTCATCTTTTATCTATAACACAAGTATTATCTTATAAAATTTATTGAACGAGATCAAAAGAAGGTACATCAATACACAATAGAAATAATAAGTCACAAAGATAAAActccacacaaaaaaaaatataaaatataattaatgagaAAAATGTATTGCAAGAGAGTCTACAACAACATTACATTGATAAAATCGTAACACATGGATTTTGTGTATCATAAGAGAATCattcttaaaaattacattCTTTAAGTCAGCATCATGAGTCAAAAGTTTAGTGTCCATCTAAAGTAAGTGGCCTCAACATACAGGGGAACTAATATCATGTCATAACCTGGTCAGAGGCATCCCAAGGTTACGATCAAGCTATTTTATACTAAAAAAATGAGATCCCTTTTTAATTAACCTTTTTTAACTTGATTGAAGATACCTGAGCCATAAGCTTAATAACAAAGTTACAAGACAAATATTTACACTTAAGCCCCTAACTTATTAGTACACCTAATCAGAGTTTAGATTTTAGAACTATATGATATTATGAAAACTACTAGCAAGTACACCATAAATGGATTCAAGCCCTTAACACTGAGCCCATGAAAATGGGCCAGATAAAATCTAGGCTTTGGATATAGCAGCTGAGATGTTAGAAGCAACACTAAAACAATTGTGTTGGCAGAGATGATAAAACAATGACAGCTTGAAAGCTCAACCCAAAACATGATTTACTGCATAAAAAGTGTGGTGGAGGAGTTCACCATCCTctattgtttaatttaatttatatcagcAAAGATATAAACCTAGTTGTTAATACTTAAAAAGGATGATGATGGGTTACATCATGAAGAGCCACTTGAAGTTATCTTGAATCCAGTTCAGCATTTTTGACCCAAAAAAGAAATCCAGTCCAGCACCTAACGCCACGTGGCACAAGAAGCTTTCTCCATATCTTTGGTAACATAAATAAGTACAATGATCCCTTAAATaattgattaattaaaaaataatattaggaATGTTAATGTAGTGTGTTCTTGTGGCATGATGATGATGTGCCGTCTCTGAGACTCAGACAAAACAAAGAGCGTGTCTCTCCCTCTTTCTCTGTCTCAGAGGCAACATTCTATTCAAcaatggaggaggagaagcagCAGCGTTTGAAACCACGCCTTGAACGGCGAAACGCCATGAAGAACATCAACTACAAAGTTGACTACATGCACTTCCACAATAACCAAACCAGCTTCCGTGTCAAGGGAGTCGACGGAGAATTCGACCACATCTTCCGAACACTTGGCCTCTCTGGACCTGAAGACTTTGCCATACCTACCGCAGCTTGGGAACAAGCACAGAAGACTCGCTCTGCTGCTTCATCTCCTCATGCTCACCATGATCATATTCATGGTGTAATGCTTCAAAGGGAcatcaacaacaataacaacaacctTATTTCCTCCGAACATGAGTCAAAGTCAAAGGTTGTTTTGGGTCAGAATATCAGGGATGTGGTGGGGATTAAGGGTGTTAGACCTCCCGTTCTGGCGCCGCCGCCGGCGATGTTGCGGTCACTTGTTATTGTTGACGAGGTCACTCCCACTTGGGATTTGATGAGGTCACTCGCCCCCCAACATGATCatgatcatgatgatgatggtgatagtGATGTTATTTGTGAGAGTGGAATGGATCAAAAGGTTTCTTCTGATATGGATATGGTTGTTAGTGACGAGTCTTTTCACAGTGTCTCCCCAAATGGGTCTTTTAGAAGGACTTTCAGCTCATGGCAAAAGGGTGAAATTTTAGGGAAGGGGTCCTTTGGAACCGTGTATGAAGGTTTCACTGAGTAAGTACTAGCCATGAGTTAAGCTATAGTTTGGGAATTTTTGCCTGTAGCCAAATTGTTTGAATATCATGTTTTTCTCAAAGAGAACATTTGGTCAGTTAGTTATTGGTCTAATGGTCTATATTTTTCCTTGTTCTAA contains:
- the LOC130724250 gene encoding uncharacterized protein LOC130724250 — encoded protein: MGSTAVEKTEDELRNEIDELLRQQREITERLRDPRGLRRGALAAPSIRGNGVRQQRPFHRPGDRNDSDDQPPAKRRLSSAVVKLEDGELPEDADAGNDVKAKDSAAEAVNGTAAVGQSDRNAFNSNQSGWSRKDSNQRTSNMASEIPAAEHVPRVLPKNEDPSLVSRNKRMLGQLLGTLEKFRKEDKQLSGTEAFMRRSNSLQRAEQRAREESERLRKEEREQIAEKRRRDLTLRARVSAKTEEKKLELLFLRWSDHHKRLNNFIRTKAEPPIYYLPNKPLDEDAISIEKRKEEDFLAWKNARREELTEYQKQIGEQYLANVEKDLERWQNARNAKKGNNDQNLQETMDKELDTHRLEHGPKKRKIPDGSNNEDYDDVEDINVGEDDMMDDELDDDSGRRIDETIKTEAGNTSADPAADADNVDRK